A genomic stretch from Streptosporangium album includes:
- a CDS encoding epoxide hydrolase N-terminal domain-containing protein yields MAATEHFQLEPVPIHVPDAVLDDLKARLRLTRWPDDAGNHDWYYGVSRSYLQELADYWLNQYDWRQAEAAINAIVPSLPGFGFSTPLPDHPDMNFWKVADLWHTSSEETRASRAGSTSRCVAVNQGTLNSSIPRPATT; encoded by the coding sequence ATGGCAGCCACAGAGCACTTCCAGCTGGAACCCGTGCCCATTCACGTCCCCGACGCCGTGCTGGACGACCTCAAGGCGCGGCTGCGGCTCACGAGGTGGCCCGACGACGCGGGCAACCACGACTGGTACTACGGCGTCAGCCGCAGCTACCTCCAGGAACTCGCCGACTACTGGCTCAACCAATACGACTGGCGCCAGGCCGAGGCTGCGATCAACGCCATCGTCCCCTCCCTGCCCGGCTTCGGCTTCTCCACCCCGCTGCCGGACCACCCCGACATGAACTTCTGGAAGGTCGCCGACCTCTGGCACACGTCGAGCGAGGAGACACGGGCCAGCAGAGCGGGTTCGACCTCGCGTTGCGTGGCGGTGAACCAGGGCACGTTGAACAGTTCGATCCCCAGGCCGGCGACGACATAG
- a CDS encoding Dyp-type peroxidase, translating into MRQPRLTRRGLLTGGAAAAAGALVAYAPQQAISTTTSKAAPPVAGGSAVEPFHGVHQAGIATAPQAHAVFVGLDLLPGTGREAVVRMMGLLTDDARRLTQGRPALADTEPELAALPARLTVTFGFGPGLFAAAGVEDRRPESIAPLPGFVIDKLEKRWTGADLLLQICADDPVALAHALRMTVKDARSFARIRWTQRGFRRSPHTQSPATTQRNLMGQLDGTVNPQPGSADFDRAVWIDDGPPWLRGGTTLVLRRIRLKLETWDAADRVAKEFTIGRRLDTGAPLTGQAEHDEPDFDRLNAVGFPVISEYAHIRRAHVTDPGMRILRRVYNYDEGLAPEGHADSGLLFASYQADVNRQFVPIQKRLAEADLLNEWTTPIGSAVFAIPPGCSPDGWIGETLLA; encoded by the coding sequence ATGCGGCAACCTCGACTGACACGGCGGGGCTTGCTCACGGGGGGCGCCGCCGCGGCGGCCGGCGCCCTCGTGGCATATGCCCCTCAGCAGGCCATATCCACGACCACGTCCAAAGCGGCTCCGCCCGTCGCCGGCGGCTCGGCGGTGGAACCCTTCCACGGCGTCCATCAGGCCGGGATCGCCACGGCCCCGCAGGCCCACGCGGTCTTCGTCGGCCTGGACCTGCTGCCGGGCACCGGCCGTGAGGCCGTCGTCCGGATGATGGGCCTGCTCACCGACGACGCCCGTCGCCTGACCCAGGGCCGGCCCGCGCTGGCCGACACCGAGCCGGAGCTGGCTGCGCTCCCGGCCCGGCTGACCGTCACCTTCGGCTTCGGCCCCGGCCTGTTCGCCGCGGCCGGTGTGGAGGATCGGCGGCCCGAATCGATAGCGCCCCTGCCCGGCTTCGTGATCGACAAGCTGGAGAAGCGGTGGACCGGTGCGGACCTGCTGCTGCAGATCTGCGCCGACGACCCCGTCGCCCTCGCCCACGCCCTGCGCATGACCGTCAAGGACGCCCGCTCCTTCGCCAGGATCCGCTGGACCCAGCGCGGGTTCCGGCGCAGCCCGCACACCCAGTCCCCCGCCACCACCCAGCGCAACCTCATGGGCCAGCTCGACGGGACCGTCAACCCCCAGCCGGGGTCGGCGGACTTCGACCGGGCCGTCTGGATCGACGACGGCCCGCCGTGGCTGCGTGGCGGCACCACGCTGGTGCTGCGGCGCATCCGCCTGAAGCTGGAGACCTGGGACGCCGCCGACCGGGTGGCCAAGGAGTTCACCATCGGCCGCCGCCTGGACACCGGCGCCCCCCTGACCGGGCAGGCCGAGCACGACGAGCCGGACTTCGACAGGCTCAACGCGGTCGGATTCCCCGTCATCTCCGAATACGCCCACATCCGCCGGGCCCACGTCACCGACCCGGGCATGCGGATCCTGCGCCGGGTCTACAACTACGACGAGGGCCTCGCCCCCGAAGGGCACGCCGACTCCGGGCTGCTGTTCGCCTCCTACCAGGCCGACGTCAACCGGCAGTTCGTCCCCATCCAGAAGAGACTGGCCGAGGCCGACCTGCTCAACGAGTGGACGACCCCCATCGGCTCGGCCGTGTTCGCCATCCCTCCGGGATGCTCGCCCGACGGCTGGATCGGAGAGACCCTCCTCGCCTGA
- a CDS encoding ABC transporter permease has product MTALISAEWTRLTTTRLWLWGLLAALGSGVFTGLLALVGPENFTPPLPGLDTAQGTRMLLGLLGFTTFVPAVLGTAGVASEYRHRTATTTALFAPRRWTSLVAKLVTYGGGGLAYGLLAAAVAAGALFSVAALKGVTLGLPASTVLALLGRIALTMAVYTLLGMAVGALLRNQIAALVAVGAYFYMIETALMFIPGVRAIYPFLPGGATAALTGFTYLADAVADQTGASATTLLPAPIGGAVLLGYALIASAIAVAAPLRRDIA; this is encoded by the coding sequence ATGACGGCGCTCATCTCGGCGGAGTGGACGCGCCTGACCACCACCAGGCTGTGGCTCTGGGGTCTGCTGGCCGCGCTCGGCAGCGGAGTCTTCACCGGTCTGCTCGCGCTTGTGGGCCCGGAGAACTTCACCCCTCCGCTCCCGGGACTGGATACCGCGCAGGGCACCCGGATGCTGCTGGGCCTGCTCGGATTCACCACGTTCGTCCCCGCCGTACTCGGCACCGCCGGCGTGGCCTCGGAATACCGGCACCGGACCGCCACCACCACGGCGCTGTTCGCTCCCAGACGCTGGACCTCGCTGGTCGCCAAGCTGGTTACCTACGGCGGCGGCGGGCTCGCCTACGGCCTGCTCGCCGCGGCGGTCGCGGCAGGCGCCCTCTTCTCGGTGGCGGCCCTCAAGGGTGTCACCCTCGGCCTGCCCGCGAGCACCGTTCTGGCCTTGCTGGGCCGCATCGCGCTGACCATGGCCGTCTACACCCTGCTGGGCATGGCGGTGGGCGCCCTCCTGCGCAACCAGATCGCCGCGCTCGTGGCCGTCGGCGCCTACTTCTACATGATCGAGACCGCGCTGATGTTCATCCCCGGGGTCAGAGCGATCTACCCCTTCCTGCCTGGCGGCGCCACTGCCGCGCTGACCGGGTTCACCTATCTGGCCGACGCCGTCGCCGACCAGACCGGCGCATCGGCCACCACCCTCCTCCCCGCGCCGATCGGCGGCGCCGTACTCCTCGGCTACGCCCTGATCGCGTCCGCGATCGCCGTCGCGGCTCCACTGCGGCGGGACATCGCGTGA
- a CDS encoding MarR family winged helix-turn-helix transcriptional regulator codes for MAPQSRQDLDPSDLATVLGEFTRRSIRLPATEKHSFTTLSVLHTLAHRGPMRLTALKVTEQITQPAITQLISRLERDGLVERRPDLEDRRAVLVQVTPAGAQIVQTRQRDRVRQFSQLAEALTPEERHAIGAALPALARMAALMDVER; via the coding sequence ATGGCACCACAGAGCCGGCAGGATCTCGACCCCAGCGATTTAGCCACCGTGCTGGGGGAGTTCACCCGGAGGTCCATCCGGCTCCCCGCAACCGAGAAGCACAGCTTCACCACGCTGTCGGTCCTGCACACGCTGGCCCACAGAGGTCCCATGCGGTTGACCGCGCTGAAAGTGACCGAGCAGATCACCCAGCCCGCCATCACCCAGCTCATCAGCCGGCTGGAACGCGACGGACTGGTGGAACGCCGCCCGGACCTTGAAGACCGCCGCGCGGTGCTCGTCCAGGTGACCCCAGCCGGTGCGCAGATCGTCCAGACCCGACAGCGCGACCGCGTCCGCCAGTTCTCGCAGCTGGCCGAAGCCCTGACCCCCGAGGAACGACACGCCATCGGCGCAGCCCTGCCCGCGCTGGCACGGATGGCTGCGCTCATGGACGTCGAGCGCTGA
- a CDS encoding ABC transporter ATP-binding protein yields MSEGAWGIAVRGLTKTFGPVAAVTDLSFDVAPGTVTGFLGPNGAGKTTTMRMVLGLVAPTSGTATIGGKRYADLPNPTATVGAVLDGSGFHPDHTALDHLRVYARMGRHGRARVTQVADLTGVSAFAGRKTRTLSTGMRQRLNLATALLGDPRVLLLDEPSNGLDPEGIAWLRRFLRELAVEGRTVLVSSHVLGEIEQMADRVVVIRDGHLVATAKVTELYGKAAVLVRSPRADQLKACLTVSAEILQPGVLRIHDMTTAEVAAAAAARDIPLHEITIERPTLEQAFLHLTGGRR; encoded by the coding sequence ATGAGCGAAGGCGCATGGGGCATCGCGGTGCGCGGCCTGACCAAGACCTTCGGGCCGGTGGCCGCCGTCACCGACCTCAGCTTCGACGTCGCCCCCGGCACGGTGACCGGTTTCCTCGGCCCGAACGGCGCCGGCAAGACCACCACCATGCGGATGGTGCTGGGGCTGGTCGCGCCCACCTCCGGCACCGCCACCATCGGCGGCAAGCGCTACGCCGACCTGCCCAATCCGACCGCGACCGTCGGCGCCGTACTGGACGGCTCGGGCTTCCACCCCGACCACACCGCCCTGGACCACCTGCGGGTCTATGCCCGCATGGGCCGGCACGGCAGGGCGCGTGTCACGCAGGTCGCCGACCTGACCGGGGTGTCCGCGTTCGCGGGGCGGAAGACACGCACCCTGTCCACCGGAATGCGGCAGCGTCTCAACCTGGCCACCGCGCTGCTCGGCGACCCGCGGGTTCTGCTGCTGGACGAGCCGAGCAACGGCCTCGACCCCGAGGGCATCGCCTGGCTGCGGCGATTCCTGCGCGAGCTGGCCGTCGAAGGGCGCACCGTCCTGGTCTCCAGCCATGTGCTCGGCGAGATCGAGCAGATGGCCGACCGTGTCGTGGTGATCCGCGACGGCCACCTGGTCGCCACCGCGAAGGTCACCGAGCTGTACGGCAAGGCCGCCGTGCTGGTCCGTTCGCCGCGGGCGGACCAGCTCAAGGCCTGCCTCACGGTTTCCGCGGAGATCCTGCAACCGGGTGTCCTGCGCATCCACGACATGACCACGGCCGAGGTGGCCGCCGCGGCGGCGGCCCGCGACATCCCGCTGCACGAGATCACCATCGAACGCCCGACTCTCGAGCAGGCGTTCCTGCACCTGACCGGAGGACGACGATGA
- a CDS encoding MFS transporter, with product MAHVFAGGSVSAPSTAGALALAFVAAFAMSGRERTLMAILALLASLQAGLHVLFSLAHAASPAEAIGHVHSGLVPGLGMLVMHGWAVGLTSLWLARGEAALWTLLRRLDARLCRVLIVHATPAYTSFFMPSTIEPEVLRSAVLRHAVSRRGPPRLVTATSS from the coding sequence ATGGCACACGTTTTCGCCGGAGGTTCAGTCTCCGCACCGAGCACGGCCGGTGCTCTGGCGCTCGCGTTCGTCGCGGCTTTCGCCATGTCGGGGCGCGAACGCACACTGATGGCGATCTTGGCACTGCTGGCAAGCTTGCAGGCCGGACTGCACGTGCTGTTCTCTCTCGCGCACGCCGCGTCCCCTGCCGAGGCCATCGGGCACGTTCACTCCGGGCTGGTGCCAGGTCTGGGCATGCTGGTCATGCACGGCTGGGCCGTGGGACTGACCTCACTGTGGCTGGCGCGTGGCGAGGCGGCACTGTGGACGCTGCTGCGGCGGCTCGACGCACGACTGTGCCGTGTGCTCATCGTGCACGCGACTCCGGCATACACCTCGTTTTTCATGCCAAGCACGATCGAGCCGGAAGTTCTCCGCTCTGCCGTGCTGCGCCACGCCGTGAGCAGGCGTGGTCCTCCCCGGCTTGTCACCGCCACCTCCAGCTGA
- a CDS encoding copper chaperone PCu(A)C has product MSPRRIAPAGILIATVMALSGCGSQSTAAPVAAASSTTPVAAPPLAITDPWVKTTKKGMSAAFGTLVNNTDGDVTVVSGASPLSPEVELHEVVDSKGKMVMRPKEGGFVIPARGTHQLQPGGDHLMLMGVTEEVKPGAQIPFTLTLKDGETLEFTAVGKDFAGGKEDYQPGMDMGKDHG; this is encoded by the coding sequence GTGTCTCCTCGCCGTATCGCCCCTGCCGGAATCCTGATCGCCACCGTGATGGCGCTCAGCGGGTGCGGCTCTCAGAGCACCGCGGCACCGGTCGCCGCCGCGAGCTCCACGACACCCGTCGCGGCCCCGCCCCTGGCGATCACCGACCCGTGGGTGAAGACCACCAAGAAGGGGATGAGCGCCGCCTTCGGCACCCTGGTCAACAACACCGACGGCGACGTGACCGTCGTCTCCGGTGCCTCACCGCTGTCACCGGAGGTCGAGTTGCACGAGGTGGTCGACTCCAAGGGCAAGATGGTCATGCGGCCCAAGGAGGGCGGGTTCGTGATTCCCGCGCGCGGCACGCACCAGCTCCAGCCCGGTGGTGACCACCTCATGCTGATGGGCGTCACCGAAGAGGTGAAGCCCGGCGCGCAGATCCCCTTCACCCTCACCCTCAAGGATGGGGAGACCCTGGAGTTCACCGCGGTCGGCAAGGACTTCGCCGGCGGCAAGGAGGACTACCAGCCCGGCATGGACATGGGCAAGGACCACGGCTGA